The Phoenix dactylifera cultivar Barhee BC4 chromosome 12, palm_55x_up_171113_PBpolish2nd_filt_p, whole genome shotgun sequence genome includes the window GTTTAAGCACCTAGAAATTGAACCTAGAATTCATAAAAGTAAACCTAACCATATTGATAAAAAATTGTATTCTTGGCATTTGTATTACTGCTTTGTCATCAAAAGTTTAGAAAAGCTACAGTGGCATCTTATAGGAACTGTGTGAACAACTTGCACTATTTGTTGCCAGCCAACCTGTTTCAGCTGGTTAGCACAACTCTCCAGGAGGCCCCGAGTTTGACCGAGAATGGCAGCATTCCCCTTATCCACCATTATTCtttgaaaaaggaaaggaagataAAAAAAAGACATGATTTGTTTTGCAATATGGAATTGAAACCAAGTATCGGCATATTCATATGAAATCTTCTCTTGCATTTTATGTGGAATGTAAGATATACATTTCTCGCAAACTTATATAAACTAGAAAGCACTTCTTTTCTAGAGTTGAAAAACAAATGTGTGCATGAAAACTTACGAGCATGATTTCCTCAAAAAAGAGAACATATGAGCATGATATGCACATGCTCTTAAGAATACCAAACAAACTGGAAGTTTTATTGATCTAATAACTTACATTGTTCCAACAACTGTACCCGTCCTTTCTAAACTTTGATCTCTACCAAAAATCCGTGCCATGCCAAAGTCAGATATTCTGGGATTAAATTGTTCATCCAGTAGAATATTGCTCGCTTTCAGATCTCGGTGAATAATCCTCAATCTAGAATCTCTGTGAAGGTATAGCAGCCCCCGAGCAATCCCTTCAACAATGTTGTAGCGGCTTTTCCAGTCCAATAGACCTCTCTTGGTTGCATCTGACCAAAAAAATCATAGGAACATATTATCGTTACATTAATGGACTTATATAAGCTAGCTTATATAAACTAAGAATGTTGTTGCAAAATTTGGAACAATATAAGAGGCTTCCAGATGATAAagagaaacatttttttttaacaaaaacaaAAGAGTATAAATCCTTACAGATGAGAATGTTATTCTCAATGAAGGAAACTACCATTTGCCAGAGTAATTTAGACTGGCTAAACAGTTTAAAACATGTTACACCTTCTCTATCCCTATCTGTTGGGCCAGGAGAAAAATGAAATAGAAAAGAACATAATAAGGTAATTAATAAAACAAGCTTGTGCATGAATATAGACAGATCCAAAGCAAGCTTGCCTCAAACAAATAGCTTGAATTTCCATTGAATTTGCACATTTCAGTAAGCCTATGTCGAccattatgtatatgttttacatTGTGTATGATATTTTTCAGAGTAACGGGAAATGTTTGTGATGAGCAATCTAACCAAAGAGAAAGGCATCCAAGCTCTTGTTGGGCATGAACTCATAGATCAAAAGCTTCTCTTCTCCATGAATGCAGCAACCCAGAAGCCTAACTAGGTTCCTGTGTTGGAGCTTGGATATCAGTTCCACCTCATTCTTGAATTCCTTTAAGCCCTGCCCAGAGCTCTTGGATAGTCTCTTCACTGCTATTGCTTGACCACCGGGAAGCTTTCCCTGGTAACAGCATCATAGGCTTTTGAaactgatcaagttcaattcaaattggtttaaagaaataaaaagtaCCTTGTAAACTGGACCAAATCCTCCCTCTCCGAGCTTACTTTCCTGGCTAAAGTTGCTCGTTGCTGTTATTACCCTGTTAAAATCAAATAATGGCGAGTCTAGGCCACTTCCATCCTCCATGACAATTGCAAGCTCACTCGCATATGGCGAAAGATTTCTTGTTTCCAACGCAGGCGAAACAGTGTCATTGTGTTCTTGTTTTCTCCTCGCTGctgacaaaattcaaaaataattcttttataACAACATCTTGCACTAAGATAATACTAGGAACATCTAAAATCTACAAATTTCAGTCTTCGAGTAATTCGATTAATATACTACCCTTTATACAATAAAAAAGCAGAATTCCATCTTTAGACCTTTCTCATATAACCAGTTTGCAAGAACTCCAGGCTCGAGATCGTAGCCATCGAATCAAATCTATAGATTGCGGTTAATTTTCAAGAAAAGCAAATATTGACACCGATTCTTAGAAGATCACAGGTTACTGAATATTCTCCCACTAAAGGTCTTGTGCACGTTATCTAAACTTATTTTACCGCATTTTATATACCGTGCTGAAACCAGATGGCGAACATGAAAAACAAACAATCAAAAATGAAGGAGAGGCCTAAATAAATTTCTACAGCAAAACTAAATTGTCCATATGAAGGGGTCAATCTATAGAATGAAAATGGCATGCTGTATTTTGTTCACCTTCACAGAGTATAGATGCTTATCAAtccaccaaaaaataaaaacaaaaagaaaagaagtgtTCGATTCAATCTCTTTTTTCTAGTTACTGTCAGTACAAAAGGAAAAACAGAACATCAAGGACTGCATCTGTACCCAAAATCAATTCTATTGAATGCTAAGCATAGAGGCTTCAAGATAGATACTGCAAGAGAGAGATTGTTTGGTTTACCTATTTGTTTCCTGATATGCTTCACCAACAGATATGTACAGAGAGACATGATGTTTCCAAAGAGAGTCTGAAGTTGCTATGATAGCAAGCTTTGTTTTCTGGTTAATGGTGCACCATACTGCATGAAATGGCCACTCAATCCTCACCCATATGATCCTAAATGCAATATAATCCCTAACAATCTTGATTCGATTCAGAATGTTGCTATCAAACAATGCGTGTACATTAGACTTGAAAAGCGGAAGGCTAGAGAGAAAGTCACACGAAAGaaccattgactttcgagtggTCAAGATAGTACTTCTTTTAAATATGTTCCTACAAATATGGACCCAAAAGGAGATTCAAATGTCAGGAATCTGAAGTTCGATAATATCGGTCTGTCATTATCTGTCATTGTTGGGTTGGTAATTTGTGGACAATAATAAAGCTTGAGAGCTTAATTAAAATATACTCTTGACAGTTATTATGATTTAATATGATACTGACAGGAAAGATGTGCGGTAGAAAAACTGGATGCTTCTATCTAGCTTCCTTGCAGCTAAGGATTGAAAAATTACTGGTCCTGCAAATATCATATGGTGgcaaatatcataaaaatagtTATCCATAAATGTGCGGTAGAACCAAACTgtacttttaaaaatatatgatatTTAAGAAATATCGTAAAAGACGTGTCTTCGGGGCAGGATTCATGTTTCAGGATTCGTTTAGttcatgaaagaaaaagaaaaaaaatatggtcaacaaaaaaataaagaaatttttttgtttggttaaaattttaaaataagagAGATGAAAGAATagtattttcataaaaataacaTTCTCATATTTTATGAGAACatgaaaactttttttttttccacaggTTAGaaattacaattttttttttaaattacttttaagccatcaaaatctatagtttttctttttattaaaaatataataaatattttacataattaaaaaaataaatgctcaaccaaatataagccactCTAACATATACCATTTTTTATAGTCAATCAAACATACCATAACTATTTtctcatgcatcatatttttcaGAACCAACCTCTCAGGGAAAAAAAAATCGGTGAGAATTCTACCAAATACAAGGTTTCGACGCCCATCTTTTTTCTGTTCCAAGGattggagggggaggaggagaagagaccGGGGAGGGAACATAGAGAAATGAAAGGATGCAAGCTATGCGAGAGGGTGGCTTTGATGTAATGCGAGTCGGACCATGCAAGGCTGTGCTGGGAGGTGGCCATGAAGGCGGCGGtggagagaggaggaaggagaagaaggtggTGGCGGATATGGAGAagatgaggaggaagaagaagagggaatagaggaggaagaggaattagaggaggaggaggaggaggagcatgGAGAAAACCAGGTGGCGCCGTGGTCGTTAAAAATCGAATGTACTTAAacgaaaataagcacaaaaaggacTTTTGAATAGCCAAAAGtgcttttggccctccaaaagctcccccaaacagggcctaagaaaTCCATCTTTTCTTTTAATCTGTATATATTTCTTGCTAATATATGTATATTTCTGCTCAATTTCGTTCTTATATGATTGCTTAAATACAGGAggttaattgcattttttccccttttccttaatttgtattttaatttaaatatttttattgtggTGAAGTAAAAAGGTAAAACAGGTGACGTACTGGAAGCTGCGGATACTTGATATTTCTTTCTTGATTAGTCTTTGAGAACATAATTTAAATTACAACTGTCTGTATCTTATTCTTCCATATTTTCCTACTTTTATCATTTCAAGAGATCAAAAATTGTGTTTATTTTGTACCTTTctagatttttctctttttcataTGCATGTCTCCGACAACCTTATGGGAAAATGTTTTTTTAtgatatcaaaatttaattcCGCTTTTCATGATCTAAACTTGATCATCTTGGGTCGGATTTTCGGTCAAAGTTGCCGGCTCAGGTCATGCACTGCCACCCTAATCCCAAAGGGCCAGATCTTTAACCTACATCCTTGTTAGTTAAAATTGGTCTTAGATGGATTTGTTGTAATACCTAATTTAAAAACAGGTTACTAAAGTTGGCTCATTTATAACATGAATCCATTTACACCAAACCCAGTCCCACTTATCTCGGGTCAAGCTCATGCCGAGTTGGTGGACGGGGTCATAGATTGACGCCCATTTTTATCCAAGTTGTGAATGCATACTCTTGCATAACTTTGCAATCCCCATGCGTATTTAGTGCTGTACTTTCCAATTTTGATTGTTGTACTCTCTCTCCAAAGCATCATCCAGCAAAAGAGCCCACACCTTGGTGAGAGATGGAGGGGCTTTTAGGCCAAGCATATGTTCCGTAAAGTTAATAGAACTGCAGATTGGATGGCTGCTTATGTAGCCAGTCACTCCAGTAGTATCTTATGGGCTGGTGATGGGGAGTTATCCCTGGCACTCCGAgctattttgttttttaattttattagatgCATCTGTACTCGTCAGCTATGATCCATCACACCCGCACCGCTTTAAACAGCCACCGGAGACTCGTTATGTTACAATAACTagtatttaaataattatacCAAC containing:
- the LOC103709880 gene encoding G-type lectin S-receptor-like serine/threonine-protein kinase At4g03230 isoform X2; the protein is MSLCTYLLVKHIRKQIARRKQEHNDTVSPALETRNLSPYASELAIVMEDGSGLDSPLFDFNRVITATSNFSQESKLGEGGFGPVYKGKLPGGQAIAVKRLSKSSGQGLKEFKNEVELISKLQHRNLVRLLGCCIHGEEKLLIYEFMPNKSLDAFLFDATKRGLLDWKSRYNIVEGIARGLLYLHRDSRLRIIHRDLKASNILLDEQFNPRISDFGMARIFGRDQSLERTGTVVGTIGYMSPEYAMEGQISEKSDVFSFGVLLLEVVSGKRNNHFVDEKGLNLLGYAWTLWKENRILELIDPSLGDSWSCSEVLKIIQVGLLCVQEFPADRPSMSLVVSMLTSDTNVPVPKQVAFFGRCHSDSISSMESKQTGSANDLTISKLQCR
- the LOC103709880 gene encoding G-type lectin S-receptor-like serine/threonine-protein kinase At4g03230 isoform X1 — encoded protein: MSLCTYLLVKHIRKQIAARRKQEHNDTVSPALETRNLSPYASELAIVMEDGSGLDSPLFDFNRVITATSNFSQESKLGEGGFGPVYKGKLPGGQAIAVKRLSKSSGQGLKEFKNEVELISKLQHRNLVRLLGCCIHGEEKLLIYEFMPNKSLDAFLFDATKRGLLDWKSRYNIVEGIARGLLYLHRDSRLRIIHRDLKASNILLDEQFNPRISDFGMARIFGRDQSLERTGTVVGTIGYMSPEYAMEGQISEKSDVFSFGVLLLEVVSGKRNNHFVDEKGLNLLGYAWTLWKENRILELIDPSLGDSWSCSEVLKIIQVGLLCVQEFPADRPSMSLVVSMLTSDTNVPVPKQVAFFGRCHSDSISSMESKQTGSANDLTISKLQCR
- the LOC103709880 gene encoding cysteine-rich receptor-like protein kinase 10 isoform X3, whose product is MSLCTYLLVKHIRKQIAARRKQEHNDTVSPALETRNLSPYASELAIVMEDGSGLDSPLFDFNRVITATSNFSQESKLGEGGFGPVYKGKLPGGQAIAVKRLSKSSGQGLKEFKNEVELISKLQHRNLVRLLGCCIHGEEKLLIYEFMPNKSLDAFLFDATKRGLLDWKSRYNIVEGIARGLLYLHRDSRLRIIHRDLKASNILLDEQFNPRISDFGMARIFGRDQSLERTGTVVGTIGYMSPEYAMEGQISEKSDVFSFGVLLLEVVSGKRNNHFVDEKGLNLLGYAWTLWKENRILELIDPSLGDSWSCSEVLKIIQVGLLCVQEFPADRPSMSLVVSMLTSDTNVPVPKQCR